A single genomic interval of Arachis duranensis cultivar V14167 chromosome 7, aradu.V14167.gnm2.J7QH, whole genome shotgun sequence harbors:
- the LOC107496705 gene encoding inactive protein RESTRICTED TEV MOVEMENT 2 (The sequence of the model RefSeq protein was modified relative to this genomic sequence to represent the inferred CDS: added 49 bases not found in genome assembly), with product MAMNQGNAQLEYQDIEPPFDWDHKKESDTLIVSVPGFKREQLRVQVTSTRLIRLSGERRIGDSNKIRKFYKELPIPSDTDTSSISAKFENGILYVKLPKLITSIDEPPVLPPTPAPAPSPAPTTAPTTSSVVRPQQQPQPQSKPEPPISHYEDQQKQRVVDKAPASASAPALTPAPAPAPAPVSAPVPTPIPQLEENKNNDDNIARKGGKDDKKGVIDEGTSSRVKEMQGRMGKSEGEGEGSKLGLGLEKRLSTVSRQGEEYRNAVYGLVEELKKQKKIANLVVVMFLVVLLVLYVNNAIKSSFGGAGPKIQEL from the exons ATGGCTATGAATCAAGGAAATGCACAGCTAGAATACCAAGATATTGAACCACCCTTTGATTGGGATCATAAAAAAGAAAGTGACACGCTAATTGTTTCTGTTCCAG GATTCAAGAGGGAGCAATTAAGGGTGCAAGTAACCTCAACTCGTTTAATAAGGTTGAGTGGTGAAAGAAGGATTGGTGATAGCAACAAAATCCGCAAGTTTTACAAAGAGCTACCAATTCCTTCAGATACCGACACAAGTTCCATCTCTGCCAAATTTGAAAATGGAATCCTTTATGTTAAGCTTCCCAAACTCATCACTTCCATTGATGAACCACCAGTACTACCACCAACACCAGCACCAGCACCATCACCAGCACCGACAACAGCACCGACAACATCTTCTGTAGTGAGGCCTCAGCAACAACCACAACCACAATCAAAACCCGAGCCACCAATTTCTCATTATGAAgatcaacaaaaacaaagagTAGTAGACAAAGCACCTGCGTCAGCATCTGCACCTGCACTAACTCCAGCACCAGCACCAGCACCAGCACCAGTATCAGCACCAGTACCGACACCAATACCACAATTGGAAGAGAATAAGAATAATGATGATAATATTGCAAGAAAAGGTGGTAAGGATGACAAGAAAGGTGTTATTGATGAAGGTACAAGTTCTAGGGTTAA aaattagggttagggttagagAAAAGGTTAAGTACGGTTTCAAGGCAAGGAGAGGAGTATAGGAATGCTGTTTATGGATTGGTTGAAGAGTtgaagaagcaaaagaaaatagcaAATTTGGTTGTGGTGATGTTTTTGGTGGTGTTGCTTGTGCTCTACGTTAACAATGCTATCAAGTCATCTTTTGGTGGAGCAGGACCGAAAATCCAAGAGTTataa
- the LOC107496706 gene encoding indole-3-acetaldehyde oxidase: MCVSLFGTLVNAEKTNRPDPPSGFSKLTAAEAEEAIAGNLCRCTGYRPIADACKSFAANVDIEDLGFNSFWRKGENKDLMLSSLPQYGKNHNNVKFPLFLKEIKNDVILSSDEGSCWHSPTSLKELQSLLKLNRANGTRIKLVVSNTGMGYYKESDGYDKYIDLKGISELSKIGKDQTGIEIGAAVPISKAIEVLKEESRSDFLTEDSAMILGKLADHMSKVASRFIRNTASVGGNLVMAQKNNFPSDMATILLAVDSMVQIMTGAKFEWLALEEFFERPSLSLESVLLSIKIPSFELIGGKSDNQGCKFLFETYRASPRPLGNALPYLNAAFLAKVFMSKDTGETTIDACRLSFGAYGTKHAIRAKKVEDFLVGKVLSVHILHEAVNLLASIIVPDGGTLDAAYRSSLAAGFLLKFFNFLIDGPSKLINGCTSLPVNGSIQLNGNQNQAQHDKTPMLLSSGKQVIEDSNKYHPVGEPITKSGAAIQASGEAVFVDDIPSPPNCLHGAYIYSTKPLARITSIELRPELQRHKGVVDIISSKDIPDGGQNLGARALFSSEPLFAEEIARYIGDRLAFVVADTQKLADTAANSAIVDYDVDNLEPPILTVEDAVKRSSLHEVPPFLRPKHVGDISKGMAEADHKILSAKMNLPSQYYFYMETHTALAIPDEDNCIAVYSSIQCPQYAHATIAACLGVPENNVRVITRRVGGGFGGKSMKSICAATSCALAAHKLRRPVRIYLNRKTDMIMAGGRHPMKITYSVGFKNNGKITALDIEVLMNAGLYLDVSAIMPARLVSGLKKYDWGALSFDIKLCKTNHPNRCAMRAPGELQGSFIAEAILENVAATLSIDVDSVRSINLHTHTSLELFYPESFGEPYEYTLPSLWNKLSVSVNYDQRVEMVKEFNRVNTWKKRGLSRLPVVFEMGLRPTPGKVSIFSDGSVVVEVGGIELGQGLWTKVKQMAAFGLGEIQCEGTEGLLDKIRVVQSDTVSLIQGGLTAGSTTSESSCEAVRLSCNILVERLKPLKEKLQKEMGSIKWETLLRQAYIQSVNLSASSFFVPTTYSKNYLNYGAAVSEVEIDLLTGETRFLQTDIIYDCGQSLNPAVDLGQIEGAFVQGLGFFMLEEYETNVDGMVLADGTWNYKIPTIDTIPKQFNVQILNTGHHKRRVLSSKASGEPPLLLAASVHCATRAAVKEARKQVLSWNNEDGTDSRFELKVPATMPVVKELIGLDIVETYLKWKMEKNSEDLILEMCTAIKNLFIHKN; this comes from the exons ATGTGCGTTTCACTCTTTGGAACTCTTGTCAATGCTGAAAAGACCAATCGTCCGGATCCGCCTTCCGGATTCTCCAAACTGACAGCAGCAGAGGCGGAAGAGGCTATTGCAGGTAACCTCTGCCGCTGTACCGGTTACCGACCAATTGCAGATGCCTGCAAAAGCTTTGCAGCCAATGTTGATATAGAAGATTTGGGCTTCAACTCTTTCTGGAGAAAAGGAGAGAACAAGGACTTAATGCTTAGTAGTTTACCTCAATATGGCAAGAACCATAACAATGTTAAATTTCCTCTGTTTTTGAAGGAAATCAAGAATGATGTGATCTTGTCTTCAGATGAAGGTAGCTGCTGGCACAGTCCTACTAGTCTGAAGGAGCTTCAGAGCTTGTTGAAATTAAACCGAGCCAACGGCACTCGGATCAAGCTTGTTGTTAGCAATACCGGTATGGGATACTACAAGGAAAGTGATGGCTATGACAAGTATATTGATCTAAAAGGCATCTCTGAGCTCTCAAAGATAGGAAAGGATCAAACTGGAATTGAAATTGGAGCAGCGGTGCCAATATCTAAAGCTATTGAAGTGCTAAAAGAAGAGAGCAGAAGTGATTTTCTTACAGAGGATTCTGCAATGATTCTTGGAAAGCTCGCTGACCATATGAGTAAAGTCGCCTCCAGATTTATTCGGAACACAGCCAGTGTAGGAGGCAATTTAGTGATGGCTCAAAAGAATAATTTTCCTTCAGACATGGCCACAATTCTTCTTGCTGTGGATTCAATGGTTCAAATAATGACTGGTGCAAAATTTGAGTGGCTTGCATTGGAGGAGTTTTTTGAAAGACCATCACTAAGTTTGGAGAGTGTACTTTTAAGCATCAAAATTCCAAGTTTTGAACTTATTGGAGGTAAATCCGATAATCAAGGATGTAAATTCCTCTTTGAAACTTACCGAGCTTCGCCTCGACCCCTTGGAAATGCCCTTCCATACTTAAATGCTGCATTCCTGGCTAAGGTGTTCATGTCTAAAGACACTGGCGAAACAACAATTGATGCTTGCAGGCTATCTTTTGGGGCTTATGGGACTAAGCATGCAATCAGAGCAAAAAAAGTTGAGGACTTTTTAGTAGGAAAAGTGCTAAGTGTTCATATTCTACATGAAGCTGTCAACTTGCTGGCATCCATTATTGTACCTGATGGTGGTACCTTAGATGCAGCTTATCGTTCAAGTTTGGCAGCTGGTTTTCTTTTAAAGTTCTTCAACTTCTTGATAGATGGTCCTTCCAAATTGATAAATGGCTGTACTAGTTTGCCTGTCAATGGATCAATCCAATTAAATGGGAATCAAAACCAGGCTCAACATGATAAAACTCCAATGTTACTTTCATCTGGAAAACAAGTAATTGAAGACAGCAATAAGTATCATCCAGTTGGAGAGCCGATCACGAAATCTGGAGCCGCAATACAAGCTTCAG GTGAGGCTGTCTTTGTAGATGACATACCATCACCACCAAATTGCCTTCATGGAGCATATATCTATAGCACAAAGCCTTTAGCACGGATAACAAGTATAGAACTCAGACCTGAATTACAGAGACATAAGGGAGTGGTGGACATCATTTCAAGTAAAGACATCCCGGATGGTGGTCAAAACCTTGGAGCAAGAGCCTTATTTTCTTCTGAACCTTTATTTGCAGAAGAGATAGCTAGATACATTGGCGATCGTCTTGCCTTTGTG GTTGCAGATACTCAGAAACTCGCTGATACGGCTGCAAACTCTGCTATTGTTGATTATGATGTTGATAATCTTGAGCCACCAATATTAACTGTGGAAGATGCTGTTAAAAGATCTAGCCTTCATGAAGTTCCTCCATTTCTCCGCCCAAAACATGTTGGAGACATATCAAAAGGAATGGCTGAAGCAGATCACAAGATTCTTTCTGCCAAG ATGAATCTTCCATCTCAATACTATTTCTATATGGAGACACATACTGCACTTGCTATACCAGATGAAGACAACTGCATTGCAGTTTACAGTTCAATTCAGTGCCCTCAGTATGCACATGCTACCATAGCCGCATGCTTGGGTGTTCCTGAGAATAATGTTCGTGTTATTACTAGAAGGGTTGGGGGAGGTTTTGGTGGGAAGTCCATGAAATCCATTTGT GCTGCTACTTCATGTGCACTTGCAGCACACAAATTGCGTCGCCCCGTCAGGATCTATCTAAATCGTAAGACAGATATGATCATGGCAGGTGGCAGGCATCCCATGAAGATTACTTACAGTGTTGGGTTTAAGAATAATGGGAAGATTACAGCATTAGATATTGAGGTTTTGATGAACGCAGGGTTGTACTTGGATGTAAGTGCAATAATGCCGGCCAGACTCGTTTCTGGGCTTAAAAAGTATGATTGGGGTGCTCTATCTTTCGATATAAAGTTATGCAAAACAAATCATCCTAATAGATGTGCAATGAGAGCCCCTGGGGAGTTGCAGGGATCATTCATTGCAGAAGCTATATTAGAAAATGTTGCAGCTACACTTTCAATTGATGTAGATTCTGTGAGAAGCATAAATCTTCACACACACACGAGTCTCGAGTTATTCTATCCAGAGTCTTTCGGAGAACCTTACGAGTATACATTGCCTTCCTTATGGAACAAGTTATCTGTTTCTGTAAACTATGACCAGCGAGTCGAGATGGTAAAAGAGTTCAACAGAGTCAACACTTGGAAGAAGAGGGGATTATCTCGTCTACCAGTTGTGTTTGAAATGGGGCTAAGACCAACTCCTGGAAAAGTAAGTATTTTCTCGGATGGATCGGTTGTTGTTGAAGTAGGAGGAATTGAATTGGGTCAAGGTCTTTGGACAAAGGTGAAACAGATGGCTGCATTTGGACTTGGTGAGATTCAATGTGAAGGAACCGAAGGCCTATTGGACAAGATTCGAGTGGTACAATCAGATACTGTGAGCTTGATTCAAGGGGGGCTGACTGCTGGTAGCACTACATCGGAATCAAGCTGCGAAGCAGTTAGACTTAGCTGCAATATCTTGGTTGAGAGGTTAAAGCCTCTAAAGGAAAAGTTGCAGAAAGAAATGGGATCAATCAAGTGGGAGACACTTCTTCGTCAAGCATACATTCAATCTGTGAACTTATCAGCATCTTCATTTTTTGTACCAACAACTTATTCCAAGAATTACCTAAATTATGGTGCTGCAGTGAGTGAG GTGGAAATAGATCTTCTGACTGGAGAAACTAGATTTTTGCAAACAGATATTATCTATGATTGTGGACAGAGTCTCAACCCTGCTGTGGATTTAGGACAG ATTGAAGGAGCTTTTGTTCAAGGTTTAGGGTTCTTCATGCTTGAGGAATATGAAACAAATGTTGATGGTATGGTATTAGCAGATGGCACATGGAACTACAAAATCCCTACAATAGACACCATACCTAAACAATTCAATGTTCAAATCCTTAACACTGGCCACCACAAGCGACGCGTGCTCTCTTCAAAGG CCTCTGGTGAGCCACCATTACTTCTAGCAGCTTCAGTTCACTGTGCCACAAGAGCAGCAGTTAAAGAAGCAAGGAAACAGGTTCTTTCATGGAACAACGAAGATGGAACGGATTCAAGATTTGAATTGAAGGTTCCTGCAACCATGCCTGTGGTTAAAGAACTCATTGGACTTGACATTGTGGAAACATACTtgaaatggaaaatggaaaagaaCTCTGAGGATCTCATATTAG AAATGTGTAcagcaataaaaaatttatttatacataaaaattaa